The following proteins are co-located in the Heteronotia binoei isolate CCM8104 ecotype False Entrance Well chromosome 8, APGP_CSIRO_Hbin_v1, whole genome shotgun sequence genome:
- the LRTM2 gene encoding leucine-rich repeat and transmembrane domain-containing protein 2 produces the protein MLSLSGGYWWRNTLSVRWREASLLACWLSFCAAESLAICPSSCKCNSGTLEVDCSGLGLSSIPVDIPTNTRTFLFLNNQLSTLPGQAFSNLSALRRLDLSNNFLDQLPENAFRDLVNLTELQLRNNSIRSLDKDLLQNTALLRQLDLSINGIAQIPSGIFDDLSSLRWLSLRSNRLQNLDRVTFEPLVSLQQLQVGDNPWECDCNLRDFKYWMEWFSYRGGKIDQLACTLPKELRGKDMRMVPMEMFNYCSQLEDENSSTVLDNVGPPCSKGSTTAAKAKTSLEADEEPTVGCPQKQRYRPVSVRRAIGTVIIAGVVCGIVCIMMVVAAAYGCIYASLMAKYHRELKKRQPLMGDTEGEHEEQKQISSVA, from the exons TGCTTGCCTGTTGGCTTTCATTCTGTGCAGCAGAGTCACTTGCCATTTGTCCCTCCTCCTGCAAATGCAACAGCGGTACTCTGGAAGTGGACTGTAGTGGTTTGGGCCTTTCATCCATCCCTGTGGACATTCCTACAAACACCAGGACCTTCCTTTTCCTCAACAACCAACTAAGCACCTTGCCAGGACAAGCTTTTTCCAATCTATCTGCTCTCCGGAGACTGGATCTTTCAAACAACTTCTTAGACCAGCTTCCTGAAAATGCTTTCAGAGACTTAGTGAACCTCACTGAGCTACAGTTGAGGAACAATAGCATCAGGAGTTTGGACAAAGACCTTCTTCAGAACACCGCTCTTCTGCGTCAACTGGACTTATCAATCAATGGCATTGCTCAAATCCCTTCTGGCATCTTCGATGATCTGTCCTCTCTCCGCTGGCTCTCCCTCAGGTCAAACCGCCTGCAAAATTTGGACAGGGTGACCTTTGAGCCATTAGTTAGCttgcagcagttgcaagtgggaGACAACCCCTGGGAATGTGACTGCAACCTGAGAGATTTCAAATATTGGATGGAATGGTTCTCTTATCGAG GAGGAAAGATAGACCAGCTGGCCTGTACCCTGCCTAAGGAGCTGCGGGGGAAGGATATGCGCATGGTGCCCATGGAGATGTTTAACTACTGTTCCCAGCTGGAGGATGAGAACAGCTCTACGGTTCTGGACAATGTTGGCCCTCCTTGCAGCAAAGGAAGCACGACGGCTGCCAAGGCTAAAACAAGCCTGGAAGCAGATGAGGAGCCCACAGTGGGTTGCCCCCAGAAACAAAGATACAGGCCCGTCAGTGTGCGCAGGGCAATTGGCACAGTCATCATAGCTGGGGTGGTTTGCGGCATTGTGTGCATCATGATGGTAGTGGCAGCAGCATACGGCTGCATCTATGCATCTCTCATGGCTAAGTACCACCGGGAACTGAAAAAGAGGCAGCCATTAATGGGAGACACGGAAGGTGAGCACGAGGAACAAAAGCAGATCTCTTCAGTGGCGTGA